The window CGCTGCCAGAGTCTTGGCGTCGGTGACCTGCTTGAAGAAATCCAATTGCACATTGGTGGGAAGCTTGAACAGATAACTGTCCTGTCCCAGACTGGCCAGGTTCCGGTACGTGAACTGCTGTGCGATATCCCCGGCAATCGCTCCCGTAAACCCGGGCGGGATCAGAGCAGCGCCGATTTGTTTGGGATAAGACAATCCATACGTCTGATCCACGGTTCGATTCACTTCGAGCACTTCCACGTCGAAGAGCACTTCTGAATCTTCCCGATCGTTCGCCTGGATGATCTTCTCCGCCAGTTCCACCTTTTCCGGCTGATCCCGAATCACGATGGTATTCAGCGCTTCATTGCCATGAATATGCTTCACATCCAGCATGGACTTCAGCAGCGCCACCATCTCCTTCGCTTTGGCGGATGACAGGTAGAATGTCCGGATCATGAGGTCCTGATACTGCTCCTGCTTCTGCTTGGTATTGGGGCTGATAATAAACAGTGTGGGGCCGGCCTTCTGAGCAAACAAACTGTTGCTGTTCAAGACCAGCGACAAGGCCTCATCGAACGGCTTGTCCTCCAACGAGATGGTGACGGGATCGTTGCGCACATCCTTGTCGAACACAAAATTGACATGCGCCGCCTTCCCCAAGGCCTCCACCACTTCCTTCAGCCCGGCATTGCGGAATTGCAACGTCACCGGCTGCTTCTGCCGGTCGTCGCGATCCACGGCATGCTGTTCCGCCGACAGCCTGGCCACGCCTTCGAGGGCTTCTTTATAAGTGGGATCGAGTTCCACGGCCCGCATATACACCGCCATGGCCTCACTCACCCGGCCCAATTGCGCCAGACGCTCGGCCTCACGATACCGCTCGCGCGCCTCCTTGAGTCGCAAGGCTTCGGTCAATCCGGCCTCATGTTCCTTGCTTGTCGGCTCGATCGTCAAGGCGCGCTTGAATTCTTCGGCGGCCTGATCGAACTGGCGATCCTTCAGCAGCTGCCGGCCTCGCTCATCATGCGCCGCGGCTGCGCGCTCCCGGGCTACCGAGTACTTGTTTTGCAGTGACGGCTCGAACGGATCATCCTTGAGCGCCTGTCGATAGGCGACACTGGCCTCTTCCCAGTTTCCAGCCGCGAGATGCTGATCGCCGCGTTTGACGTCAGGAGAGACAAACGTGCCACAGCCGGAGACCAGGAGACCACACACAACTCCGGCCGTCGAGATCAGAATCCGACAGTACCAATGGTCTTTAGTCTCGACGTGTGTCGTGCGGAAGGATGAACGCATAGGTCGGATCAACAAGATGGTAACCTCTTTGATATATCAAACTGACACAGACGCGACAATCAGTTTCTCGCTTTGGACGGCAAGTGCCATGCCATCGTCTCGCACCTCTTTCGGCAGATCTGTGACGAGGCATTAGTCGGTCAGCACATGGGGACAGCGGGAGGGCCTGTGAGGCCGGACGATGTGTCCGGCCTCAGGGAGAGAAAAAGATCACCAATAGGATTTCGGCAGACACTCTGGAGCGCGGTTGAAGAGTTTCCGTCTAATCATGTCGACAGCCTAAAGCCTCCAATACTTGACCGATCCCGGCAAACTGTCCGGATTCAGCACACTCTTCACGTCGACCACCACATTGTTCCGCTGCTTGCGCAACGGCTTCAGCAGTTCTGAGACGCTCATCTGCATGTACTCCCGATGGGCAACAGCCAACACGATTCCGTCTAGTTGCTTGAGCTGATCCCAAGGCGAAAGACGCAGGCCATACTCCCCCACCGCCTCTTCCGGTTCCGCGAGCGGATCGTGCACCACGACCTGAATGCCATATTCTCTCAGTTCGTTCACAATATCCGGTACCCGGCTGTTCCGTAAATCAGGCACATTTTCCTTGAAGGTCAGTCCCAAGACGCCGACGCGTAAATCACTGACGGGTCGTTCCACCTGGCTCAACAGCTTCACGGTCTGCTCGGCGACATACTTGCCCATGCTGTTGTTGATACGCCGGCCGGCCAGAATTACCTCCGGATGATACCCGACGGATTCGGCCTTAGCGGTCAGATAGTACGGATCGACTCCAATACAGTGCCCCCCGACCAGGCCGGGACTGAATTTGAGGAAATTCCACTTCGTTCCCGCCGCCTCCAAAACGGATCTGGTATCGATTCCCAAGCGATGGAAAATCAACGCCAGCTCGTTCATGAGCGCGATATTCAGATCTCGTTGCGTGTTTTCGATCACCTTCGCCGCTTCGGCCACCTTGATGCTGGACGCCCGATGGATTCCGGCCTTCACCACCATGCCATACGTCTTCGCCACGATCTCCAAGGACTCCTCATCCTGGGCAGAGACCACCTTGATGATTCGTTCCAGCGTATGTTCCTTGTCTCCCGGATTGATGCGCTCGGGCGAATATCCGATTTTGAAATCGATGCCGCTCTTCATCCCGGATGCTTTCTCAAGTATCGGTAGGCAGTCTTCCTCTGTCGCACCAGGGTACACTGTCGACTCATACACAACGATGGCCCCCGGAGCGAGATTGGAGCCAATCAGTTCCGACGCCTTTTTCAAGGCAGTCAAATCAGGCTGAAGAGCCTCGTTAATGGGGGTAGGCACCGCCACAATAATAAAATCGGCGGTTTTGAGATCACTGGGCTCGGAGGTGTACCGGACGCGGCTGGCCTTTAAATCTTTGGATGACACCTCTCCGGTCCGATCAATTCCTTTGCGCAGCTCATCGACCTTGGCCTTATTGATATCGAACCCGATCACCGGTGCAGATTTACCGAACGCCACCGCGATCGGCAATCCCACATACCCCAACCCCACGACTGCAATCTGCCGCTGCATCTTCTTCGCCATGTCACTCCCCTCGTCAGTCATCGCCGCCACGTCACCAATATCGTAAAAAAAGAATGGCAGAATATCTCCCATCCGTCAACGATTTCCCATAAGCGTCGGGACGTGCGGAATGTAGACACCCAACACAACCCCTCTGAGCGGAAGCTCATCAACTGATGTTCGAATGGACAGGCTCAACCATTTCCTCCGTTGCCTGACCGGTGAACGATTTCGCCGCCTTGCCACAAGAATTTCGTCACGTTGTTGCCCGCACGAGCACTATTTTGACCGGTACTGACCTCTTCCCCCCACAGCATTCATGCCTAGGAAGCTTGAAAGGCCTTCAGTGTTCCTGACCTCGTGCTCA is drawn from Nitrospira sp. ND1 and contains these coding sequences:
- a CDS encoding secretin N-terminal domain-containing protein; the protein is MRSSFRTTHVETKDHWYCRILISTAGVVCGLLVSGCGTFVSPDVKRGDQHLAAGNWEEASVAYRQALKDDPFEPSLQNKYSVARERAAAAHDERGRQLLKDRQFDQAAEEFKRALTIEPTSKEHEAGLTEALRLKEARERYREAERLAQLGRVSEAMAVYMRAVELDPTYKEALEGVARLSAEQHAVDRDDRQKQPVTLQFRNAGLKEVVEALGKAAHVNFVFDKDVRNDPVTISLEDKPFDEALSLVLNSNSLFAQKAGPTLFIISPNTKQKQEQYQDLMIRTFYLSSAKAKEMVALLKSMLDVKHIHGNEALNTIVIRDQPEKVELAEKIIQANDREDSEVLFDVEVLEVNRTVDQTYGLSYPKQIGAALIPPGFTGAIAGDIAQQFTYRNLASLGQDSYLFKLPTNVQLDFFKQVTDAKTLAAPKVRVLNNKKAEVNIGDKQPILLSTTNVLPGQAATGAVPTTSTVTSIEFRDTGVKLTVEPNIHLANELSLKMKIEVIRLGDVVLLQQSPPITQFKFGNRSAETMLNVRDGETIVLGGLLQEEDRRTKVTIPWLGDIPFLGNLLSSFKTQRVTTEVILTITPHIVNSLRLPGPQGQAFWSGTESVYSTSPLFAMQPKKISARMSTLSGSGKLAEKGVSKQSKGTVASADLVPLELQLAIQPADVTAQMNKELRVDVLATQARGLDTETFTLEFDPKILEFRDATLGEVLGTEAGKAAVTATPSATEGLIELRLHRSASATKDEGRLLRLTFLAKSPGVSSLRLQMAKHDDLDSPEGTGEAVGVVRVR
- a CDS encoding nucleotide sugar dehydrogenase, whose amino-acid sequence is MAKKMQRQIAVVGLGYVGLPIAVAFGKSAPVIGFDINKAKVDELRKGIDRTGEVSSKDLKASRVRYTSEPSDLKTADFIIVAVPTPINEALQPDLTALKKASELIGSNLAPGAIVVYESTVYPGATEEDCLPILEKASGMKSGIDFKIGYSPERINPGDKEHTLERIIKVVSAQDEESLEIVAKTYGMVVKAGIHRASSIKVAEAAKVIENTQRDLNIALMNELALIFHRLGIDTRSVLEAAGTKWNFLKFSPGLVGGHCIGVDPYYLTAKAESVGYHPEVILAGRRINNSMGKYVAEQTVKLLSQVERPVSDLRVGVLGLTFKENVPDLRNSRVPDIVNELREYGIQVVVHDPLAEPEEAVGEYGLRLSPWDQLKQLDGIVLAVAHREYMQMSVSELLKPLRKQRNNVVVDVKSVLNPDSLPGSVKYWRL